In Streptomyces chartreusis, the following proteins share a genomic window:
- the wblA gene encoding transcriptional regulator WblA, which translates to MGWVTDWSAQAACRTTDPDELFVQGAAQNRAKAVCTGCPVRTECLADALDNRVEFGVWGGMTERERRALLRRRPTVTSWRRLLETARTEYERGAGLLPLDDDEVYENFAAVG; encoded by the coding sequence ATGGGCTGGGTTACCGACTGGAGTGCGCAGGCGGCCTGCCGCACTACCGATCCGGATGAACTGTTCGTTCAGGGAGCAGCGCAGAACAGGGCCAAGGCGGTGTGCACCGGATGCCCGGTGCGCACGGAGTGCCTGGCGGACGCGCTGGACAACCGCGTCGAGTTCGGCGTGTGGGGAGGAATGACGGAGCGCGAGCGCCGCGCACTGCTGCGCAGGCGGCCGACGGTCACGTCGTGGCGCCGGCTGCTGGAGACGGCACGCACGGAGTACGAGCGCGGTGCGGGTCTGCTGCCGCTCGACGACGACGAGGTGTACGAGAACTTCGCGGCGGTGGGCTGA
- a CDS encoding transglycosylase domain-containing protein — protein sequence MPKNRSGGGLSPTQQAAKFLGVSVLAGAVLAGIALPAVGALGLAAKGSVESFDELPANLKTPPLSQRTTILDAKGGTIATVYSRDRTVVDLKDISPYMQQAIVAIEDARFYQHGAVDLKGVLRALNRNAQSGGVSEGASTLTQQYVKNVFVEEAGDDPTKVAQATQQTLGRKIKELKYAIQVEEELGKKKILENYLNITFFGQQAYGVEAAAQRYFSKSAKDLKVQEAALLAGIVQSPSRYDPVNDEAEATKRRNTVLQRMADMGDISQAEADKAKEAPLGLKVSKPKNGCITAVKGAGFFCKYVEKVFLSEPVFGKNRETRAKIWNQGGLTITTTLDPQSQKSVQASLKDHVYQDDKVAAATTLVEPGTGKILGMGQSKPFGFGKNETEINYSVDSKYGGSNFGFPTGSTFKPFVAAAALEEGRPPTQQYSSPYEMEYPSPVQTCESAPWTNRNNEKLENESESEHGPYRLKKAMELSVNTYFVQMIADIGLCPVVNITDKLQVRQGNGDKLPERPAIALGSVGLSPLTMASAYAAFASRGMYCTPIAIESISQKVGGQQKSLEVPKSTCSRAMSEQTADTVNSLLQGVVDSGTGKEAGLTDRDSAGKTGTTDERRNAWFVGYTPNLSGAVWVGSATQKVKMRNIYIGGVYNDLVYGGRVPGPIWRDAMLGALEGKPVDEFNTIHIPDEDEDRDRDRDKGRGNDDDDDNGNGDNLIGGLLGGGDNGGGNGANGGNGGADGGTEPSPSFSIPEGWWQGQTNGNGTGGRG from the coding sequence ATGCCAAAGAACCGCTCGGGCGGTGGTCTGTCGCCGACGCAGCAGGCCGCCAAGTTCCTCGGTGTCAGTGTGCTCGCGGGAGCCGTGCTGGCCGGTATCGCGCTGCCCGCCGTCGGCGCACTGGGGCTCGCGGCCAAGGGATCCGTCGAGAGCTTCGACGAACTCCCCGCCAACCTCAAGACGCCACCGCTGAGCCAGCGCACCACGATCCTGGACGCCAAGGGCGGCACGATCGCCACGGTCTACTCACGTGACCGCACGGTCGTCGACCTCAAGGACATCTCGCCGTACATGCAGCAGGCGATCGTCGCGATCGAGGACGCCCGCTTCTACCAGCACGGCGCGGTCGACCTGAAGGGCGTCCTGCGCGCCCTCAACCGCAACGCCCAGAGCGGCGGCGTCAGCGAGGGCGCCTCGACGCTCACGCAGCAGTACGTGAAGAACGTCTTCGTGGAGGAGGCCGGCGACGACCCGACGAAGGTCGCCCAGGCCACCCAGCAGACCCTCGGCCGCAAGATCAAGGAGCTGAAGTACGCGATCCAGGTGGAGGAGGAGCTCGGCAAGAAGAAGATCCTCGAGAACTACCTGAACATCACGTTCTTCGGCCAGCAGGCGTACGGCGTCGAGGCCGCGGCCCAGCGCTACTTCTCCAAGTCCGCCAAGGACCTCAAGGTCCAGGAGGCGGCGCTGCTCGCCGGCATCGTCCAGTCGCCGAGCCGCTACGACCCGGTCAACGACGAGGCCGAGGCCACCAAGCGGCGCAACACCGTCCTGCAGCGCATGGCCGACATGGGCGACATCTCCCAGGCGGAGGCGGACAAGGCCAAGGAGGCGCCGCTGGGGCTGAAGGTCAGCAAGCCCAAGAACGGCTGCATCACCGCGGTCAAGGGCGCCGGCTTCTTCTGCAAGTACGTCGAGAAGGTCTTCCTCAGCGAGCCGGTCTTCGGCAAGAACCGTGAGACCCGCGCCAAGATCTGGAACCAGGGCGGCCTGACCATCACGACGACGCTGGACCCGCAGTCCCAGAAGTCGGTCCAGGCCTCGCTCAAGGATCACGTCTACCAGGACGACAAGGTCGCCGCCGCGACCACCCTCGTCGAGCCCGGCACCGGCAAGATCCTCGGCATGGGCCAGTCGAAGCCCTTCGGCTTCGGCAAGAACGAGACCGAGATCAACTACTCGGTCGACTCCAAGTACGGCGGCTCCAACTTCGGCTTCCCGACCGGTTCGACGTTCAAGCCGTTCGTCGCCGCGGCCGCGCTGGAGGAGGGCCGGCCGCCGACGCAGCAGTACTCGTCGCCGTACGAGATGGAGTACCCGAGCCCGGTCCAGACGTGCGAGAGCGCGCCGTGGACCAACCGGAACAACGAGAAGCTGGAGAACGAGAGCGAGTCGGAGCACGGCCCGTACCGCCTGAAGAAGGCGATGGAGCTGTCGGTCAACACGTACTTCGTGCAGATGATCGCCGACATCGGTCTGTGCCCGGTGGTCAACATCACCGACAAGCTCCAGGTCCGCCAGGGCAACGGCGACAAGCTCCCCGAGCGCCCGGCCATCGCCCTCGGCTCGGTCGGCCTCTCCCCCCTGACGATGGCGAGCGCGTACGCCGCCTTCGCCTCCCGCGGCATGTACTGCACGCCGATCGCCATCGAGTCGATCTCGCAGAAGGTCGGCGGCCAGCAGAAGTCGCTGGAGGTGCCGAAGTCGACGTGCTCGCGTGCGATGTCCGAGCAGACCGCGGACACCGTCAACAGCCTGCTCCAGGGCGTGGTCGACTCCGGTACCGGCAAGGAGGCCGGCCTCACCGACCGTGACAGCGCCGGCAAGACCGGTACGACGGACGAGCGCCGCAACGCCTGGTTCGTCGGCTACACGCCGAACCTCTCGGGCGCCGTCTGGGTCGGCAGCGCCACCCAGAAGGTGAAGATGCGCAACATCTACATCGGCGGTGTGTACAACGACCTGGTCTACGGCGGCCGGGTGCCGGGGCCGATCTGGCGGGACGCCATGCTCGGCGCGCTGGAGGGCAAGCCGGTCGACGAGTTCAACACGATCCACATCCCGGACGAGGACGAAGACCGGGACCGCGACCGTGACAAGGGCCGGGGCAACGACGACGATGACGACAACGGCAACGGCGACAACCTCATCGGCGGCCTGCTCGGCGGCGGGGACAACGGCGGCGGCAACGGTGCCAATGGTGGGAACGGCGGCGCCGACGGAGGCACGGAACCGTCGCCGAGCTTCTCCATCCCCGAGGGCTGGTGGCAGGGCCAGACGAACGGGAACGGCACCGGGGGGCGCGGCTGA
- a CDS encoding ArsA family ATPase, whose protein sequence is MSRPEPAQTQDAARRPHHLSARRVLDLDPLLDDPKTRIVVCCGSGGVGKTTTAAALGLRAAERGRKVVVLTIDPARRLAQSMGIDSLDNTPRRVKGVEGEGELHAMMLDMKRTFDEIVEGHADPDRAAAILGNPFYQSLSAGFAGTQEYMAMEKLGQLRARDEWDLIVVDTPPSRSALDFLDAPKRLGSFLDGKLIRVLLAPAKVGGRAGMKFLNVGMSMMTGALGKLLGGQLLKDVQTFVAAMDSMFGGFRTRADATYKLLQAPGTAFLVVAAPERDALREAAYFVERLAAEDMPLAGLVLNRVHGSGADRLSAERALAAAENLEEPRIVDQEGGKAGLRNSPDTYDSSESAASEAPAPDAGSPAVTDLEHTAATDEPQTHVERSVDQLTASLLRLHAERMQLLSREQRTRDRFTALHPEVAVAEVAALPGDVHDLTGLRDIGNRLAAHRPELPDPEV, encoded by the coding sequence ATGAGTCGTCCGGAACCGGCCCAGACACAGGACGCGGCCCGCCGGCCCCACCATCTCTCCGCCCGGCGCGTGCTCGACCTCGATCCGCTGCTCGACGACCCGAAGACCCGCATCGTGGTGTGCTGCGGCTCGGGCGGCGTCGGCAAGACCACGACGGCGGCGGCGCTGGGCCTGCGGGCGGCCGAGCGCGGGCGCAAGGTCGTCGTGCTCACCATCGACCCGGCCCGCCGGCTCGCGCAGTCGATGGGCATCGACTCGCTGGACAACACCCCGCGCCGGGTCAAGGGCGTCGAGGGCGAGGGCGAGCTGCACGCGATGATGCTCGACATGAAGCGCACCTTCGACGAGATCGTCGAGGGGCACGCGGACCCCGATCGGGCCGCCGCGATCCTGGGCAACCCCTTCTACCAGTCGCTCTCCGCGGGCTTCGCCGGCACGCAGGAGTACATGGCGATGGAGAAGCTGGGCCAGCTGCGGGCCAGGGACGAGTGGGACCTCATCGTCGTGGACACCCCGCCGTCCCGCTCCGCGCTGGATTTCCTGGACGCCCCCAAGCGGCTGGGCTCGTTCCTCGACGGCAAGCTGATCCGTGTGCTGCTGGCCCCGGCGAAGGTCGGCGGACGCGCGGGGATGAAGTTCCTGAACGTCGGCATGTCGATGATGACGGGCGCGCTCGGCAAGCTGCTCGGCGGTCAGCTGCTGAAGGACGTACAGACCTTCGTGGCGGCCATGGACTCGATGTTCGGCGGGTTCCGTACGCGCGCGGACGCCACGTACAAGCTGCTCCAGGCCCCCGGGACCGCGTTCCTGGTCGTGGCGGCGCCGGAGCGGGACGCGCTGCGGGAGGCGGCGTACTTCGTGGAGCGGCTGGCCGCCGAGGACATGCCGCTCGCGGGTCTGGTGCTCAACCGGGTCCACGGCAGCGGCGCCGACCGGCTGTCCGCCGAGCGGGCGCTCGCCGCCGCGGAAAATCTTGAAGAGCCCCGCATTGTGGATCAGGAGGGCGGGAAAGCTGGACTTCGTAACTCCCCCGACACGTACGACAGTTCAGAATCAGCCGCTTCCGAGGCACCGGCTCCAGACGCAGGCTCCCCCGCCGTCACGGACCTGGAGCACACCGCAGCCACGGACGAGCCACAGACGCATGTGGAGCGGTCCGTCGACCAGCTCACGGCAAGCCTGCTGAGGCTGCACGCCGAGCGCATGCAGCTGCTCTCCCGCGAGCAGCGCACGCGTGACCGCTTCACCGCGCTCCACCCCGAGGTGGCGGTGGCCGAAGTGGCCGCGCTGCCCGGCGACGTGCATGACCTCACAGGGCTGCGCGACATTGGGAACCGGCTCGCGGCCCATCGGCCGGAGCTGCCCGATCCCGAGGTCTGA
- a CDS encoding GatB/YqeY domain-containing protein, which translates to MTTLKSKLQEDLNAAIKERDELRSSTLRLTLAAITKEEVAGKEKRVLSDDEVQKVITREAKKRREAAEAFAQGGRAEQAEREKAEGEVLATYLPKQLSDDELNEIVAQAVQEAKAAGAEGPRAMGAVMKIVNPKVAGQAEGGRVAAAVKKLLAG; encoded by the coding sequence ATGACCACGCTCAAGTCGAAGCTTCAGGAAGACCTCAACGCCGCGATCAAGGAGCGCGACGAGCTCCGCTCCTCGACGCTCCGGCTGACGCTCGCCGCGATCACCAAGGAGGAGGTCGCGGGCAAGGAGAAGCGCGTGCTCTCCGACGACGAGGTGCAGAAGGTGATCACCCGCGAGGCGAAGAAGCGCCGTGAGGCGGCCGAGGCGTTCGCGCAGGGTGGTCGCGCCGAGCAGGCCGAGCGGGAGAAGGCGGAGGGCGAGGTCCTCGCCACGTACCTGCCGAAGCAGCTCAGCGACGACGAGCTGAACGAGATCGTCGCCCAGGCCGTCCAGGAGGCCAAGGCCGCCGGCGCCGAGGGCCCGCGGGCCATGGGTGCCGTCATGAAGATCGTGAACCCGAAGGTCGCCGGTCAGGCCGAGGGCGGCCGCGTGGCCGCGGCGGTCAAGAAGCTCCTCGCGGGCTGA